A region of Hoplias malabaricus isolate fHopMal1 chromosome 12, fHopMal1.hap1, whole genome shotgun sequence DNA encodes the following proteins:
- the pknox1.1 gene encoding homeobox protein PKNOX1.1 codes for MMEAQPVSFDQYQDGVQQGMGQTDSDPEKGFADRGTRNCSLSVSEPPTLMDADKASIYRHPLFPLLALLFEKCEQSTQGSDCVSSASFDVDIENFVRSQEKDSKAFFSEDSEVDNLMVKAIQVLRIHLLELEKVSDLCKDFCSRYIACLKSKMNTETLLSGEPGSPYSNIQIQAPNFTGAMSPQGIVVPSSALQQGTVTMAAGNTQQVLTGGTVYQPVTVLTPDGHIVTQGLSSSSLQFQNTQLNQNLSFFSADDTSSKIKRGVLPKHAISIMRSWLFQHIAHPYPTEEEKKQIASQTNLTLLQVNNWFINARRRILQPMLDGSSTETPKTKKKTPQSRPLQRFWPNSIASTVSQQQLAMADGTMVTFGMSIDGFQTLSSDGAILAVQQVMMDNHSDEETDDSEEDDNTHLSSAHMTTLGLGTSD; via the exons ATGATGGAGGCCCAGCCTGTTTCTTTTGACCAGTACCAGGATGGAGTGCAGCAG GGAATGGGGCAAACAGATAGTGATCCAGAGAAGGGTTTTGCAGACAGAGGCACGAGAAACTGcagtctttctgtctctgagcCTCCGACTCTGATGGATGCAGATAAAGCCTCAATATACAG ACATCCCCTTTTTCCTCTCCTGGCTCTTCTGTTTGAGAAGTGTGAGCAGTCCACTCAGGGTTCAGATTGCGTGTCTTCAGCAAGCTTTGACGTTGATATAGAGAATTTTGTGCGCAGCCAGGAGAAAGACAGCAAGGCATTCTTTAGTGAAGACTCTGAGGTGGACAACCTG ATGGTGAAGGCCATCCAAGTGCTGAGGATCCACCTCCTGGAGCTGGAGAAAGTCAGTGACCTGTGTAAGGATTTCTGTAGCCGTTACATTGCCTGCCTTAAGTCCAAGATGAACACGGAGACTCTGTTGAGCGGAGAGCCTGGGAGTCCATATTCTAACATACAAATACAG GCGCCTAACTTCACCGGCGCGATGAGCCCCCAGGGCATTGTGGTCCCGTCCTCAGCTCTGCAGCAAGGCACCGTTACCATGGCAGCAGGAAATACACAACAGGTGCTAACAG GTGGCACAGTTTATCAGCCGGTAACTGTACTCACACCAGACGGTCATATAGTGACCCAGGGGCTCTCATCAAGCAGCCTACAATTTCAAAACACTCAG CTGAATCAGAATTTgagtttcttcagtgctgatGACACTTCATCCAAAATCAAACGTGGCGTTCTCCCCAAACATGCCATCAGCATCATGCGCTCCTGGCTCTTCCAGCACATCGCG caTCCTTATCCTACGGAAGAGGAGAAGAAACAGATAGCTTCCCAAACCAATCTGACTTTGCTCCAGGTCAACAACTG GTTCATTAATGCACGAAGGCGGATCCTGCAGCCCATGCTGGACGGCAGCTCCACAGAGACCCCCAAAACCAAGAAGAAAACTCCACAGAGCCGCCCTCTTCAACGCTTCTGGCCCAACTCCATCGCCTCCACCGTATCCCAGCAACAGCTCGCCATGGCAGATG GTACGATGgtcacctttgggatgagcatAGATGGCTTCCAGACTCTTTCTTCAGACGGAGCGATCCTCGCTGTGCAGCAGGTGATGATGGATAATCACAGCGATGAAGAAACAGATGACAGTGAAGAGGATGACAACACACATCTGTCCTCAGCTCATATGACCACACTAGGCTTAGGCACCAGTGActga